Proteins from a single region of Segatella copri:
- a CDS encoding protein-export chaperone SecB, whose product MMDNIKDKQSGFNVESILLTESSFTRKGKINFSESEQEVSFETGVGSKDNTVNVKLTTTVTNKLKDEEQYKIVVSFVGVFKRTGNSQILDNEQFGRINGAAIIFPFVREHIANIALKAGLGSVILPPVNFTKINRKD is encoded by the coding sequence ATGATGGACAATATTAAGGACAAGCAATCTGGATTTAATGTAGAGAGTATTCTGCTCACAGAATCTAGTTTTACCCGCAAAGGAAAAATAAACTTTAGTGAATCGGAGCAGGAGGTATCTTTTGAAACAGGTGTAGGTTCAAAGGATAATACTGTAAACGTTAAGCTTACTACCACTGTAACGAATAAGCTTAAAGATGAAGAGCAATATAAGATAGTGGTATCTTTTGTTGGGGTTTTTAAGAGAACTGGTAATTCTCAAATATTGGACAATGAACAGTTTGGTAGAATTAATGGTGCTGCCATCATTTTTCCTTTTGTTCGTGAGCATATTGCCAATATCGCATTAAAGGCTGGACTGGGAAGTGTTATACTTCCACCTGTGAATTTTACAAAGATTAATCGCAAAGATTAG
- a CDS encoding helix-turn-helix transcriptional regulator: MAQGKNAYIRYMVLDRCFRDWRKKYFIDDLVKACNEELFYYDGSSVTERQVRADISFMQRKAGGAIPLVTKREGHKVYYRYSDSNFSIKNLPMSQQEAELLSDTISMLSRFKGLPNHEWLEATIAQMKSTFNLDNAQQSYVSFSQNEDLRGLNYFSRLYEAIASHQVVSLQYHKFTGEAWERLVHPYQLRQYNNRWFLVGKEPAKSEKLPLVVIPLDRIDDYKVLEKESYEPYEGDIDACFKDIVGVSLKFNESCSHIVIKAYPPTSSYIETKPIHHSQRVVERHEEYTIFSLDLIPNYEFETIMMSYADNCEILEPQDLKESLVGRAKNIIKYNADI, encoded by the coding sequence ATGGCTCAGGGAAAGAATGCATATATCAGATACATGGTCTTAGACCGCTGCTTTCGTGATTGGAGAAAGAAATATTTTATCGACGACCTGGTTAAAGCCTGTAATGAAGAGCTTTTTTATTATGATGGTTCTTCCGTTACTGAGCGACAAGTTCGTGCAGATATAAGCTTTATGCAACGGAAGGCAGGTGGGGCTATCCCTTTGGTAACAAAGAGAGAGGGTCATAAAGTTTATTATCGTTATTCTGATTCAAACTTTTCAATTAAGAATCTTCCAATGAGTCAGCAGGAGGCAGAATTGCTTTCAGATACCATTAGTATGTTGTCTCGATTCAAAGGATTGCCAAATCACGAATGGTTGGAAGCCACTATTGCTCAGATGAAATCAACCTTCAATTTGGATAATGCTCAGCAGTCATACGTTAGCTTCTCGCAGAACGAAGATTTGCGTGGACTGAATTATTTTTCCCGATTGTATGAAGCAATAGCGAGTCATCAGGTGGTATCGCTTCAATATCATAAGTTTACTGGTGAAGCTTGGGAACGTCTGGTACATCCTTATCAATTGCGCCAATATAATAATAGGTGGTTCTTGGTGGGCAAGGAACCTGCCAAGTCTGAAAAGTTACCGCTGGTTGTTATACCATTGGACAGAATTGATGATTACAAGGTATTGGAGAAAGAATCCTATGAACCGTATGAAGGAGATATTGACGCTTGTTTCAAGGATATAGTAGGAGTATCACTAAAGTTCAATGAATCTTGCAGCCATATTGTCATCAAGGCATATCCACCCACCTCTTCTTATATAGAGACAAAGCCTATTCATCATTCACAGCGGGTAGTTGAACGACACGAAGAATATACTATCTTCTCTTTAGACTTGATTCCGAATTATGAGTTCGAGACGATAATGATGTCTTATGCTGATAATTGTGAGATACTTGAACCCCAAGATTTGAAGGAAAGTCTTGTAGGTCGAGCTAAAAATATCATAAAATATAACGCTGATATATAA
- a CDS encoding nucleotide-binding domain-containing protein: MTVSSSFSTFLDNIKVDNYEKIGSRYNEITKKLNKTFRDTDSETANSLRVGSYGRYTGIKGISDLDLLYIMPKSKWDTYKNSPKTLLADVRDALQERYPTTNIKYDRLVVDVFFTDFTFEVQPVFEEEGDDGYTNYKYPDTKYGCYKITKPKQEQNAMTEFKENHGTHHRLLCKMTRSWKNNMGVAMGGLLVDTLAYNFLKDRDDYDFASYSDFDDMCKDFFGFLKDQPKQDHYQALGSNQDVKVKHPFRSKAGKAYDKAKQAIAEETDESRNDAWREIFGKEFPKAEDSLTEARCYAQTYDDNEQFIEDKYPVDILYDLKIDCKIERNGFRPIFLRDLLSQKKLIHHDYTLKFYIDSTDVPGDYIVKWKVKNVGDEAKRRNCLRGLIENPNLSNNGRKETSNFFGPHYVECYIIKNGVVVARDRILVPIEH, from the coding sequence ATGACAGTAAGTTCTTCTTTTTCAACGTTTCTTGATAATATCAAGGTTGATAATTACGAAAAGATTGGTAGTCGTTATAACGAAATTACCAAGAAGTTAAATAAAACATTTAGAGATACCGATTCTGAAACTGCAAATAGTTTGAGAGTTGGTTCGTATGGACGTTATACTGGTATAAAAGGTATCTCTGATTTGGATTTGTTGTATATCATGCCAAAGTCTAAATGGGATACATACAAAAATTCTCCAAAGACTTTGCTGGCTGATGTACGTGATGCCCTGCAAGAACGTTATCCCACTACAAATATCAAGTACGATCGTTTGGTGGTAGATGTGTTCTTTACAGATTTTACTTTTGAAGTTCAACCTGTTTTTGAAGAGGAGGGGGATGATGGATATACTAATTATAAATATCCTGATACTAAATACGGCTGTTATAAGATTACCAAGCCAAAACAAGAACAGAATGCGATGACTGAGTTTAAGGAGAATCATGGTACGCATCACCGCTTGTTGTGTAAGATGACAAGATCTTGGAAGAATAATATGGGGGTTGCAATGGGTGGCCTTCTTGTTGATACGTTGGCATACAATTTCTTGAAAGACCGTGATGATTATGATTTCGCCTCATATTCAGATTTTGATGATATGTGCAAGGACTTCTTTGGGTTCCTTAAAGACCAACCTAAACAAGACCACTATCAAGCGTTGGGCAGCAACCAGGATGTTAAGGTTAAACACCCATTTAGGAGTAAGGCGGGCAAAGCTTACGATAAAGCTAAGCAAGCAATAGCTGAGGAAACTGATGAGTCTAGAAACGATGCTTGGCGTGAAATCTTTGGCAAAGAGTTCCCAAAGGCAGAAGATAGTCTTACAGAAGCACGTTGCTATGCACAAACATATGATGATAATGAACAGTTTATCGAAGATAAGTATCCTGTCGATATATTGTATGACTTGAAAATAGATTGCAAGATAGAACGTAATGGGTTCAGACCAATATTTTTACGAGATTTGTTGTCACAGAAGAAATTGATACATCATGATTATACCTTGAAGTTTTATATAGATTCAACTGATGTACCAGGTGACTATATCGTAAAATGGAAGGTGAAAAATGTAGGTGACGAAGCAAAACGTCGTAATTGCTTGAGAGGTTTAATAGAAAACCCTAATCTTAGCAATAATGGTCGTAAAGAAACATCCAATTTCTTTGGTCCTCATTACGTAGAATGTTATATCATCAAGAATGGTGTGGTGGTTGCACGAGATAGAATATTGGTTCCTATAGAACATTAA
- a CDS encoding SLATT domain-containing protein has product MDEDKVIKLLDSQIRNSYGNVFWTHKIHEKDADIYRCWNNWIKIAQIVLSAISTTGIIFILFGVSQNTPLRDGQYDCVRWAALISSGISALLVIANSLAKGYDLGELSASHGATALKLLDLREEYLSLLYDIKAKSINVEEIQERRDELKERTLSVYANAPRTTSRGYGKASKAIENGEPFFTKDSLNKILPVDLQEE; this is encoded by the coding sequence ATGGATGAAGATAAGGTTATTAAACTTTTAGATTCTCAAATTCGAAATTCGTATGGCAATGTATTTTGGACTCATAAGATACACGAGAAGGATGCTGACATTTATAGATGCTGGAATAATTGGATAAAGATAGCTCAAATTGTATTGTCTGCTATTTCCACAACAGGTATAATCTTCATCTTGTTTGGTGTAAGTCAAAATACGCCATTACGAGATGGTCAGTATGATTGTGTTAGATGGGCAGCACTAATATCATCTGGTATATCCGCATTGTTAGTTATTGCCAATTCCTTGGCTAAAGGCTATGACTTGGGTGAACTTTCTGCATCTCATGGTGCGACAGCCTTGAAATTATTGGATTTGAGAGAGGAATATCTTTCTCTACTTTATGACATTAAGGCAAAAAGTATAAATGTGGAAGAAATCCAAGAAAGACGAGACGAACTTAAAGAACGCACTTTATCTGTATATGCTAATGCACCTCGAACCACATCTAGAGGATATGGCAAGGCTTCAAAAGCTATAGAGAATGGAGAACCTTTTTTCACAAAAGATAGTTTGAACAAAATTCTTCCTGTTGATTTGCAAGAGGAATAG
- a CDS encoding S1 family peptidase has product MEKLVVMVGLKQPGNNIQLLGSCFAVPKNGYFVTCRHVIGDHTDNLVLVSSVDSNNIHEYQDTSKNQCRILDVQSIECVNPLCDLVVLKTAHLRIDSCPIGSLDELQVGDDVEIIGYPHCVNDWQMHILTVQKTMVGAKILRASQGIKYKYAILNVQTRPGQSGSMVFCPRLQKIIGILVGGYAPASGIMLAGINPHELNQTSFCLSAEYINEMLEE; this is encoded by the coding sequence ATGGAAAAATTAGTCGTGATGGTTGGTTTAAAGCAACCAGGCAATAATATTCAATTATTGGGTAGCTGTTTTGCTGTACCAAAGAATGGATACTTTGTAACTTGTAGACATGTCATAGGTGATCATACGGATAATTTAGTATTAGTTTCATCTGTGGATTCCAACAACATACATGAGTATCAAGATACTTCAAAAAATCAATGTCGTATCTTGGATGTTCAATCCATTGAATGTGTTAATCCTTTGTGTGATTTAGTAGTTTTGAAAACTGCTCACTTAAGGATAGATTCTTGCCCAATAGGAAGTCTTGATGAACTCCAGGTGGGGGATGATGTTGAGATTATAGGTTATCCACATTGTGTAAATGATTGGCAGATGCATATTTTGACAGTACAAAAAACGATGGTAGGAGCAAAGATTCTTAGAGCTTCTCAAGGTATAAAATATAAATATGCAATATTAAATGTACAAACTCGTCCTGGTCAATCTGGTTCTATGGTCTTTTGCCCTCGTTTACAGAAAATTATAGGAATCCTTGTTGGAGGGTATGCACCTGCATCTGGTATCATGTTGGCTGGTATTAACCCTCATGAATTAAATCAAACTTCTTTTTGCTTGAGTGCAGAATACATAAACGAAATGCTTGAGGAATAA